ttaattagtagattaacgtggtggtgttatttgttgaaattgtgatattttattaatcgaccgaaattgtgtttgattcaaatattctttataaataaattataataatttaatagaattattaatagagttgtcaatagagttgttagagttgacaataagttgtcagagttgttttggatTATTAAGAGTCACACTTTTATTTGTTTagcgtaattttgacatgtttagagttgttagtgtatgatgtcggtgtttgttttttgttgaaactttaacaattcatatcttttgaaccgtaactccgtttgagtctccgttcgaggcgttagaaagctagcgcgatattctttttaataaaaattgtcttgagcaatagaatgctagaaaattggaaatggagtagaaatagaagtgaattaaattaatatagtgtgattattaatcggttgattaaattaatagttgaattaatttcaatgtgtttaattgattagaatacaatttggaattagatcaactattcggtttgtcggtaaattacgatattttgagaatttatccgtaattgtgttttgacttgaatatgtatgttgagaaatatatattattatgtcaatgatgttgttttgatattgattctctgtgggtagttggatagcattaattttaatgattaattgcttgattttaaatatgtatgttcatatataattggcaaaatgagaattaacatgagatagtacggttactagtgttaattggattttttgaatcgtaattgattaattggccttttatatgtgaatcaTATGTATGTgctgtgaatgttgtgtacaattggtggataattcatcgagttgaattattgtgatatgctaaatattaagatggtagagatgatcttaattgcatatgtttgtcaacattgtacatgcattcatgtcatggtgtgccttgaaacaaaggtggtttgctttgaaacaaaagcggggcttgaattctagagtgaattcggaaagcggtaaactatatgtttatatttggtggctttgatcttgtccggatctgaagcgtggctagattctatatgaatcggaagcggtggaactttgggtccacattgggtaccacatgcatagagtcacatgtcttgcattgagtcacattgagatTATgcgatgtttgaatatatgcatttatgtgattgttatatGTACATGAgaggtgataattgaaattggtgatgttttgatacataattggttaaatgtgtgagtatgtgataatgatggatggtgtatatatttgggataatagtattgaatcttttgagtattatactattgaattttgtgcatacttgaatatgtgaaatttattggatgataatatttatatgattatgacttgttgtgtgatgaaaagtatgtgagactaatgaagagtagaagtatgatgtgtataatagctattgatacttgcaatgtgatgattttatatattgaatcctagcatgcactttatcatacgcccacttatatgatttgatatctcacccttttctcttgtttcgccgttgcctttatattggcaacgtgcaggtattcaagtatgaagatttagttgccgttactcgagtcggtcgtcgctctgatacgtagcactctagggggaacgatttatgtcattcatgatgttgttgtttaattgtgttatcttggttgaacaaaatgataagttaactgaagatattttattgaatacttgtttaagtgattccgctgtgttttgataaaataagttattctgtttcaaaggtgctatgtatccgctttatgcgacgagttgatttgttttgttttattatgtgacgcctcatttgtttattggaAAATTtggaaaactctgatttatatatatttttcgggtagaaatggggtgttacaccagtTGCTTCCAACCATACATGGCTaccccaccaccaccaccatgaTAAAACTTTGAGGGCATGGGAAACCGACTCTTTGACAGTAGGATTGAAGAGTACATGGACAATGAGCACATGGAGGGGCTAATCTAAGGCCCACCTACCCAAACACAACGAGAACCTCAGAGGGGTAGGATACGACAAGGTGTTCAACGAAATCAGGTAGCGCCTAGGTGCAGAACTGGCGGCCGTTACGGTGACAATAGGCATTAGAATATTTGTAAtccttttttataaaatttgtaaTGCAATTTTTATCATTAATCTATATTTCCGtatttataattatgttttaaaaatctaatatgaaaaataaaattaaaaattaagaaaaaataggATAGCACTTTGGCGCCACCCCACATGGCATCCTATTTTGGGCTTCAACATTGGTCCACTTGAGGTGGCGCATTCCCTTTAATTTTTGTACTAAGGCGCCATAGGGGGTGGCTCCTTCGTGAGGGCACCCCCAAACCTGATTACCCAGGTAATTTTCTTGAAAAACTGGTTTTTTTTTAAACTCATAGGATAGAAGGAcccactgagatttagtaatctcactccAATCATGTTATCATTTTTCAGGTGTAGGGTAGAAGCGTCTGATTAGTAGCAGGTTTGGATTGAAGCTttagaagtggtgatggctcggagaccttgTCAGATCTCATCTTCCGCTGTTCAGATTCgtcgaagacacgtgttttaCATTTCTTAGTAGAATGTCATGTTGTATTTACTATTGATCTTCTTGTATTTTTGGCTTTTGTatatactcaatatcaattttaacgtttcatgcataatatactagtcatttatgtttggggtgttacagttatgGTTCCAATGGCTTTAGCATGCTTTGTAAAAGACAATAGGGAGGCTCTTCTGAGTTTTAGGAGGTTGCTTGCTGGTTTTGTGAAGCTTTATGATCAGAATCAACAAGGTATGGGGTCAAGATTAAAGTTGTTATGATTAAAGCCTCTTTACTATAATGGAAGTCATGGctttatgcttgaaatgaaaagaatcaatggATAATGGTCAAATTAATTGGACAATGCTTCATTAACTTGTGTAATCTTCTGACTAAGGAGACATTTACAAGTAACGTGACTTGTAATCAAGGGATATGCATATTTGGTTTAGGATTTTCTCAAGTTCATGTCttgcaaatgacctataattcaagtttGAAAGGCCAACTTCATCTCTTCGAATCTCCTAGCTCCCACATGCTATGaatgagttcttgtactttttggaaagcctaaAACATTCTCTATAAttttcatgtttggagattttgTGGATTCACAAGGGATCATTGTTGAAAATGGTCGTCAACCACTTTTTAGGATCAAAACTGCCTTGTAAATTTTACTAAGTGTTTTCAATTGAGACATCAACTTCATGGCTTCATAACTCAAAATCCTTGCACCTTTTGGGAATTCATTCCCAAATACAAAGTTGTTATATGAAGTTCGCTCATTAATTTGATCTCTGGAGCATGAAAAATTGTGACTCGGTgaagaagttacaagcttccaaagTTGAGTACTTGAACATGCAAAATCTTCATAACTTGGAAAAatttcataaaccctaattttgacttttgaaacttttgattgattttcttgattaaacttgatcaaatgacttcaataatcataattTCATGATCCTTAACTTTAGAAGTTCATAGTTGGCCAAAAAAACTAAAATTCAAAGTTGATCACTAcatagttgacttttgtcaattgaATTGCAATCTTTCTAATAACAATTGAATCAAGTTCTTCTATTCAAATGAATGATAAGAGTGAGATACAATAAAGTATTTGAGATACTTGAATCATGTTTATAGCCATAATAAGACCATGCCTTGACCAAAAGTCAATTTCCCTAGAGgatttggtcaaaaccctaattggtgtacttgatgaatttgaaagttgatgATCCAAATTTGAAGCATTTTTTGATTGAAAATTGATGATGGGAATCACTAGAGTACATGAGAAGCTTGAGTCTCTTTGAGAGTCTCAAAGCCCTAATTGTTTGAGCTTTCTTGATCAATCACCTAGCTTGTGTAACAAGTAAACAAACAAACCCATTTTTTGTATATTTGAGgttagcaaatgatgcatgaatgatgataATGTTGATAACACCCTTTTAGATTTAATGCAAATGAAGTGgaatcttaggatcaaaaattggggtatggcaATTAGCTCACGTGAGGATGTGAAAAGCTCTATATCTGAGTTTTTCACGAGAGATTGGTAATCCTTATTTcattctaaaaattataaataaatatatattattggacCTAGGCTAGATAGTGATTGCCCCAATTCTCTTTTTAGAGAGGTGGAACGACATGAACACGTTCTTCCTTGAATTATGGGGAGATAGTTTCTCTATTGATTCTCTCTCATATCAATCACCACTTAGATACATCATCATCTATGTTTACTGTGCAACAATAATGAGAATTAATTCGGACAGGACAAATCCAATAGAGCGACTTATCACCTAAATTTTGGGGACCTATCATCACGCGTTGGTCGTCCTCATGCCCCGTGTCGGACAGCCTGTCACCACGCGTCAGTCGCCTGACATGTATTGAGGCAAGGGACTTGTATCGCGTACTCTTGAACCTCGTTCTTAGAATCTAGTAAAATTATCTCAATACATTTTTCTTAATGGATGTGGGAAGAAAAAAAGACACGCGCTTACAAGATAAAAGATAAAGAGAGTATCAATTATCAAACAAAATGAACCTATTAGGACAAAAAATACCAATGAAACGATAAACTCTTTAGTGGACCACTAAGGAGTCAGCTGATTAGGGTCCAAGCATATGTTGGCTCTCCTTTTCAAGCTTGCTGAATTGATATGTGGATCAGATTTTCATCCGTTCCCATACTTCCAAATATGAACAAAAGCTTTTGGCTCTATATAATTTATTGAGCATTTGTAACATGAAAGCTATCATAAGAGCCATACAATCCAAACAACTTGATGCCCACCAATTCTATCCCTTTGTTTTCATGCAAGAAGAATGTTTGCCTTTCCAAGTTCGGACATGTCACTTTTGGCAAAAGCCAGGTGCACGGAAGTTTCCAACCAAATTAAAGATTACACAAAAGTATATTTTATATAGAtcgttctttaaaaaaaaaattcacattacTTAAAACTAACTATAATTTTAAACACCACTCTCGTTGATCCCGTAAGACACCTTTTAACTTATGATAAAAATGAGGTAGTTTGGACTCAAGACCGAGAGCGAACAATTGTTTAGCATCATTGTAATGCTCCTCAAACTAGCAGACAAAAGTCCAAATGAGGGGCTTGACTCAAAATCCAAAAAATCATGGAGCTTATCTTTAGCAATTATTTTGTTTTTGCAGTTGGCACCTGCACCCATTAAGCCATTGAAATATGCTCCAGATGTCAATTTGTAAATCACAACTTTCATTCTTGATCTCCAAATTCCAAACAATATGGCtcactttcaaaattcaaaagctacaAGCAGTTTTTGAAGGATGAAACTATATACTTAAATGGGTGGGTGATTGGgaaggtatatatcatataaatgtACAAATAAACATTCTCTAAATTTTTAAACACTATATGGTCCTGCTCCTTTTTAATTCAAACAAGTATTCTTCGGCTCTCTGGGAATATTCATGCAGTCACACACAGTATTGATTCTTATACATCGAGTGAACACTCCGGTACTCTACTAGACCTTGACTCTTCGATCTTTGTGGCCACCTCTGACACAACAAGCTTGGTGAGAAACAGCCCTGCTATTAAAGCTGAACCCATCAACATTGTGAAAACTGCACTCCAGCTTTTTGCAGAGATGTACCCAGTTAATAAAGGTCCAATTGCAGCCCCTATAGAACCAGTTCCATCAATAATAGCCGTGACGGTTGCCAGAGCTCGTGAATTTCCCTTCAGCGACTTGTGTGTTCCCAGGTCAGCCGAAACTGCTGTTGTTATAAGAGCGTAAGGCCCATTTACGAACATGCCAGTGAGAAACATCAATGTTCCATTTACAAGCAACGAAATGTGACCATAGGTTCGATAGAAGAAGAGTGCGGGGATTGCACAGTACATGAAACTTGCTGCAGTTATGGCTCTAGCATTTAAGCGGTCAGAAATGTGACCGGCTAGAATTCCTCCAAGCACTCCTCCAACATCAAATAAAGTGGATAATGAACCTGATGTCTCACTGGATAGATATTTTCCATCAATAGCTGCATTATATAATCAGCATCAATTAGAAACTAAACATTTTATTAACAAGTTAAGAATATTATTTATTAGATTGGAAATGTAAGAAAATTCAAGTACCTGTGTGGCTAACATAGAATGGTAACCAATAGAGAAAAGTATATGCAACCAATTTGGCAAAGAAGAGACAAAAAGCAAAAGGAGCGACCCCTGGAATTTTCCATGCCTCTAGAAACCCTAccgctttctctttctcttgtgCAGGAGGAGTGTCTTGCCTTAAGAGAGATTCTGTGACATCGTCACCAGTTTTCTTTGGACAAGTATAATCATCTTCCTCGACTCCAGCCAAGTCAGGCGAAACAGGCAATATTACGAAAACCATAAAACCAAGGAAAGACATGATTAATCCCGGCACAAGAAAGGACCATCCCCATCCATATCCCAACATagcagaagcaatcaaagaaccAGCAATGTTCCCAACAGAAGTATGAGCATTCCAAATTCCCATGATCAAGCCTCTCTTTCTCTTTCCAAACCAGTTACCCAAAACAGCAACTACGGATGGCCATCCAGTAGATTGAAACAAGCCGGCAACCATTTGAACAAGTAAATAATAATAGAAATTGTGGATGTTTCCCCAAAACCCTAAACCAAAAAGGGAAGTGAAAACCCCAGTTCCAACCATCCCAATCGTTAAAAAAATCCTCAAATCACACCTGTCACCAAAATGTCCAGAAAAGTACATCCCAAAAGCATACACTGCGAGGAAAGCAACATCCAATTGGCCAAGAAGCAATGTCCCGTCGGATCCATTAAATGGTGCCCAACCATCACCAAGGTTGGAAGAAAGTGTTGAGTGAGTGTGATTTGTTACTAGCCAGAAATTGAAGCCTAGATTGGATGATGATTGAGGATCAAGGACACTCTTTACAATACTAGTGGTTTTTCTAGTGGCATGATAACTAGCATAAGCTAAAAATGTTACAATCAAAACAATTGCTTGATGGGTTTTGAAGGAAACAGAACTTCCTTTTAAATACTCAAGGAACCGTATCCCAACCAATTTATTACTACCTCTCTCAGACAAAACCTCCGCTGCTGCTGAACCCATGTATTCAATAAACAGGATCACTTGGAGTTGAGTTCAGTTTCCCTTTATCAAATCCAACTGCAACAAAATCAATTAATAAGCAAAATTTCTCTTAGAACAAAACATTAGATTCACTTTTATTAACGTCATAAAAACACTAATGAAtaataaaattatcattttaataaaatcgATTCTAGAAGCGATATTTATTTGactataatataaatttttaattaaaaaaactcaatttaGAAAGGTAACAAATTAAAAAGAATAGATACCGTATCAAAGTGAATTTGGAAAaaggaaaaggaagaagaagaaaatcaggtTCAAGCAAGATCACTTGGATAAGAAGAAGAATAGTTCGCTGCTTATTTTCATGATCCTACAAGGCTAGAAGGATTATccgatttttttaaaaacacaGCAGGTTTGAAGTTTTATTGAACGGGTTTAATTAACAAAATTCTTAAATCTTTACGGTTActccaagaagaaacaaacgcATACCAGAAATGAAGGGCGAAGCAAAGTGCTatctatatatataaaaaaagcaAAAAGTAGAAAAGAAATCATCGTACCCGTAAAAAAAAACGAGGAAGTTGAGAGATTATTGTGTTGATGTATGTTGGCGATTGTGTAAGATTTGAAGAGTTTGGCTCACCTTTGAAAACTTTAGGAAGAAGCTTGTTGTTTGAGTAACAAAATCAAGGAAATGCCAATTCATACACCAAGAGCGGTAACGCGTGCCTACTTATGCTGTAAAGAtgatagtttatttatttattaatttaatttactattataCCCTTTTATAACCAAAACTGCTGCCAGCCACCAGTATACCGTAACTTTAACTGAATTGACGCTAATGTCCTCACAAACCTAATTCTGCGTGTTTTTGGACGGTCTAACATGCTAAATAATTTACCGCTAAAAACAGAAACATGTTAAAGctaattcttttatttattcaaGGACTGTTCAAGTTAAAATTCTGTTTtcattcaacaaaataaaaacatcataaaactaTTCTTTCGTAACtaacataattttattttaacaaataaaaactaatatAACTTTATAAACTCGATTCTCTGTTTTGCTCAATA
This region of Vicia villosa cultivar HV-30 ecotype Madison, WI unplaced genomic scaffold, Vvil1.0 ctg.000732F_1_1, whole genome shotgun sequence genomic DNA includes:
- the LOC131630764 gene encoding putative glycerol-3-phosphate transporter 1; its protein translation is MGSAAAEVLSERGSNKLVGIRFLEYLKGSSVSFKTHQAIVLIVTFLAYASYHATRKTTSIVKSVLDPQSSSNLGFNFWLVTNHTHSTLSSNLGDGWAPFNGSDGTLLLGQLDVAFLAVYAFGMYFSGHFGDRCDLRIFLTIGMVGTGVFTSLFGLGFWGNIHNFYYYLLVQMVAGLFQSTGWPSVVAVLGNWFGKRKRGLIMGIWNAHTSVGNIAGSLIASAMLGYGWGWSFLVPGLIMSFLGFMVFVILPVSPDLAGVEEDDYTCPKKTGDDVTESLLRQDTPPAQEKEKAVGFLEAWKIPGVAPFAFCLFFAKLVAYTFLYWLPFYVSHTAIDGKYLSSETSGSLSTLFDVGGVLGGILAGHISDRLNARAITAASFMYCAIPALFFYRTYGHISLLVNGTLMFLTGMFVNGPYALITTAVSADLGTHKSLKGNSRALATVTAIIDGTGSIGAAIGPLLTGYISAKSWSAVFTMLMGSALIAGLFLTKLVVSEVATKIEESRSSRVPECSLDV